A stretch of the Vagococcus xieshaowenii genome encodes the following:
- a CDS encoding glycosyltransferase family 4 protein — protein sequence MKVGNFMSFILSLILRLILTFIIAAGLTPLIRRLSFWIGAVDTPNKRRINKTTMPSAGGLAIYLAFSIAILFLFKDIFSTVYSLKLILGGGIIVLTGLVDDIKEISPRAKTLGMLLAAFYTYFILNIRMDIVNVFSFENINVGWLSLPLTILWILGFVNAINLIDGLDGLASGVSIIALTTIGFIGYIASSSGAIVVQVPIMMFILVASISGFLPYNFFPAKIYLGDTGALFLGYMIAILSLQGLKNATLVTLITPLIILGVPITDTFYAIIRRKLKKQSIAKPDSMHLHHRLLSLGFTHRGAVLMIYVLALTFSIIALLYSAASPIANVVMIVAVLVGLELFVEQIGLVGEDQRPLLNAMRYIGNRAYRQQVRKEREQKKHRNQKR from the coding sequence ATGAAAGTAGGTAACTTTATGAGTTTTATTTTAAGTTTAATCTTACGGCTAATATTAACTTTCATCATTGCAGCCGGATTAACCCCTCTAATTAGACGCTTATCATTTTGGATTGGCGCTGTCGATACTCCTAACAAACGAAGAATCAATAAGACTACCATGCCTTCTGCAGGTGGCCTTGCCATATATTTAGCTTTTTCGATTGCTATATTATTCCTCTTTAAAGATATTTTTAGTACTGTTTATTCACTAAAATTAATTCTAGGTGGCGGTATTATTGTTCTTACCGGACTCGTTGACGATATAAAAGAAATATCACCACGGGCTAAAACTTTAGGCATGTTATTAGCCGCATTTTATACCTATTTTATTTTAAATATCCGAATGGATATCGTCAATGTCTTTTCTTTTGAAAATATTAATGTTGGTTGGTTAAGCTTACCGTTGACTATTTTATGGATTTTAGGATTTGTTAATGCCATCAACTTAATTGACGGATTAGATGGCCTTGCATCCGGTGTTTCGATAATTGCTTTAACAACAATTGGTTTTATCGGGTATATAGCATCTTCTAGTGGGGCAATTGTTGTTCAAGTTCCCATTATGATGTTTATTTTAGTAGCTAGCATTAGTGGCTTCTTACCTTATAATTTCTTTCCAGCTAAAATTTATTTGGGTGATACTGGCGCACTCTTCTTAGGTTATATGATCGCTATTTTATCACTACAAGGACTTAAAAATGCTACATTAGTCACGTTAATTACACCATTAATCATTTTAGGTGTGCCGATTACTGATACATTTTATGCTATTATTCGACGAAAACTAAAAAAACAATCAATCGCAAAACCAGATAGCATGCACTTACACCATCGTTTATTGTCTCTTGGCTTTACACATCGTGGCGCTGTTTTAATGATTTATGTGTTAGCTCTAACTTTTTCAATCATTGCCTTACTTTATTCAGCGGCAAGTCCGATTGCCAATGTAGTAATGATTGTTGCTGTATTAGTCGGTCTAGAACTGTTTGTTGAGCAAATTGGCCTAGTTGGTGAAGATCAACGTCCTTTATTAAATGCTATGAGATATATTGGAAATCGTGCTTACCGACAACAAGTACGTAAGGAACGCGAACAAAAGAAACATCGTAATCAAAAAAGATGA
- a CDS encoding YihY/virulence factor BrkB family protein, which yields MDKHMKPKSFRHFCQLIWKNVGRGEIGTSSSAIAYYLLFSVFPLIIMIGNLLPYISIDSAEVLNYIKILIPLEIYNLIEGTIVSLLGTSYGGLLSISALTTMWAASRSINALQVSLNKVYGVGKSQNFIVRRILSVGIIFSFMLVMMLLTTIFTFGQGVIEHVAPDFPIVEEVYKNLSSWKLPTTMGGIFLTMCLIYYTLPNVKSKIRYIFPGAIFATLGWMGLTQIFGYYITYFASTYNSYGILGSLIVVLLWLNFAAIVIILGGVLNAATQEFIEGPAKEQRISLTRVKKKLLAKKMSH from the coding sequence ATGGACAAGCATATGAAACCAAAATCTTTTCGGCATTTTTGCCAATTGATATGGAAAAATGTGGGACGGGGCGAAATTGGTACGTCGTCCTCTGCGATTGCCTATTATCTTCTTTTTTCTGTCTTTCCTTTAATTATCATGATTGGGAACTTATTACCTTATATTTCAATTGATAGTGCGGAAGTCTTAAATTACATAAAAATACTTATTCCTCTAGAAATTTATAATTTAATAGAAGGCACAATCGTTTCATTATTGGGAACAAGTTACGGTGGCTTATTATCTATCTCTGCGTTAACGACGATGTGGGCAGCTAGTCGGAGTATTAATGCCTTACAAGTATCGTTAAATAAAGTGTACGGTGTAGGAAAAAGTCAAAATTTTATTGTGAGGCGTATTTTATCAGTTGGGATAATTTTTTCTTTTATGTTAGTCATGATGTTATTAACAACAATTTTCACTTTTGGTCAAGGTGTAATTGAACATGTTGCCCCAGATTTTCCAATTGTTGAAGAGGTGTATAAAAACTTGTCTTCATGGAAACTTCCTACAACTATGGGTGGCATCTTTTTGACCATGTGTTTGATTTATTATACTTTACCAAATGTTAAATCAAAAATTCGTTATATTTTTCCAGGGGCTATTTTTGCAACGCTTGGTTGGATGGGATTGACACAGATTTTTGGGTATTATATTACGTATTTTGCCAGTACCTATAACAGTTATGGTATATTAGGGAGCTTGATTGTCGTCTTATTATGGCTTAATTTTGCCGCGATTGTAATTATTTTGGGTGGTGTGTTAAATGCAGCGACACAAGAATTTATCGAAGGACCTGCAAAAGAACAACGCATCAGCTTAACAAGGGTTAAAAAGAAATTATTAGCAAAAAAGATGAGTCACTAA
- the map gene encoding type I methionyl aminopeptidase, translated as MITLKSAREIENMKKSGELLAKVHENLRTFIKPGITSWDVEEFVHKFIVDHGGIPAQIGYEGYEYATCCSINDEICHGFPRRKVLKDGDLIKVDMCIDLNGAMSDSCWSYVVGQSTPEIDHLMEVTKKALYLGIEQAQVGNRVGDIGHAIQTYAEAQGYGVVRDFVGHGIGPTIHEAPAIPHYGEAGKGLRLKEGMVITIEPMINTGTWKMKMDDNGWTAYTQDGGLSCQYEHTLAITKEGPILLTEQSPE; from the coding sequence ATGATTACATTAAAATCAGCAAGAGAAATTGAAAATATGAAAAAATCTGGTGAATTACTGGCGAAAGTACATGAAAACTTACGTACATTTATTAAACCAGGTATTACAAGTTGGGATGTAGAAGAGTTTGTTCATAAGTTTATTGTTGATCATGGTGGCATTCCAGCACAGATTGGTTATGAAGGCTATGAATATGCCACATGTTGTAGTATCAATGATGAAATTTGTCATGGTTTCCCCCGACGTAAAGTGTTAAAAGATGGGGACCTAATTAAAGTCGATATGTGTATTGATTTAAACGGCGCGATGTCAGATTCATGTTGGTCTTATGTAGTTGGTCAATCAACACCTGAAATTGATCATTTAATGGAAGTGACAAAAAAAGCATTATATCTTGGAATTGAACAAGCACAAGTTGGTAATCGTGTGGGTGACATTGGTCATGCTATTCAAACGTATGCTGAAGCGCAAGGATACGGAGTCGTTCGTGATTTTGTAGGACATGGTATTGGACCAACCATTCATGAGGCGCCAGCAATTCCGCATTACGGCGAAGCTGGTAAAGGATTGCGTCTTAAAGAAGGAATGGTAATTACCATTGAACCAATGATTAATACAGGTACTTGGAAAATGAAAATGGATGATAATGGTTGGACAGCCTATACACAAGATGGTGGTTTGAGCTGTCAATACGAACATACATTAGCTATTACAAAAGAAGGCCCCATTTTATTAACAGAACAATCACCAGAATAA
- a CDS encoding flavodoxin: MALAKIVYASLTGNTEEIADIVAEALENEGLEVEIDECTQVDADDFLEADICVIGTYTYDEGSLPDDIVDLYEELKELDLSGKIYGVVGSGDTFYEMFCSAVDDFDQAFAQAGATKGAESVKVDLAAEEDDIVNLEKFAKELASKVN; encoded by the coding sequence ATGGCACTAGCTAAAATTGTATATGCAAGTTTAACGGGAAACACCGAAGAAATAGCTGATATCGTAGCAGAAGCATTAGAAAATGAAGGTTTAGAAGTAGAAATTGATGAATGTACACAAGTCGATGCTGATGATTTTTTAGAAGCAGATATTTGTGTGATTGGTACTTATACTTATGACGAAGGCTCTTTACCTGATGATATTGTCGATTTATATGAAGAATTAAAAGAATTAGACTTATCTGGTAAAATTTATGGCGTTGTGGGATCGGGAGATACGTTCTACGAAATGTTCTGTTCAGCTGTCGATGATTTCGACCAAGCGTTTGCTCAAGCTGGAGCAACAAAAGGGGCCGAATCAGTTAAAGTGGATTTAGCTGCTGAAGAAGACGATATTGTTAACTTAGAAAAATTCGCCAAAGAATTAGCTAGCAAAGTAAATTAA
- a CDS encoding TetR/AcrR family transcriptional regulator has protein sequence MARRKTITKDQVLNAAYSLVSTEGFDKFTARNIAQRMKCSTQPIYLEFENMEDLRTQVLEMIKKHLVNDVFSKEITGEFLYDIILNYIEFARNERVMYRAIYVEENLDPDALNQFNLQVFMKHMNQDEEFAQLSDEKKHNLFISTWILATGIATLNSSGLYRPSREQIISLIDEVRDMSFEYEKSIEFS, from the coding sequence ATGGCTAGAAGAAAGACAATAACAAAAGATCAAGTATTAAATGCAGCGTATTCATTAGTGTCAACAGAAGGGTTTGATAAGTTTACCGCACGAAATATTGCACAAAGAATGAAGTGTTCTACACAGCCTATTTACTTAGAATTTGAAAATATGGAAGATCTAAGAACGCAAGTGTTAGAAATGATAAAAAAACATCTTGTTAATGATGTTTTTTCAAAAGAAATAACAGGAGAATTTTTGTACGATATCATATTAAATTACATAGAATTTGCACGTAATGAACGAGTAATGTATCGAGCAATTTATGTGGAAGAGAATTTAGATCCGGATGCATTAAATCAATTCAATCTACAAGTATTTATGAAACACATGAATCAAGACGAAGAATTTGCTCAGTTATCAGATGAAAAGAAACATAATTTATTTATCAGCACATGGATTTTAGCAACAGGGATTGCGACGTTGAATTCATCAGGATTATATCGTCCATCAAGAGAACAAATTATTTCTTTAATCGATGAAGTAAGAGATATGTCTTTTGAGTATGAAAAGAGCATAGAGTTTAGCTAA
- a CDS encoding aminopeptidase, giving the protein MENFNTYLQKYAELIVKTGVNVQKGHTVVVNIDVEQAELARLIVKEAYKLGASNVSVQWSDDVVSREFFANATEENLTTIPQYKIDEMQSWVDEGASRISVVSKNPDAFAGIDSDRIAKYQLASGKAMFPLREATQANKLSWTVVAAAGKDWAAKVFPDLESNEAQVDALWDQIFKTTRIYSENPIAAWDDHDKTLCAKADELNAEQFDSLHYTAPGTDLIIGLPKNHRWEGAGSDNVRGEHFMANMPTEEVFTAADNRRIDGVVSSTKPLSYAGTTIEGMVFKFENGRVVETTAEKGEDVLLKLLETDEGARSIGEVALVPNQSPISQSGIVFYNTLFDENASNHLALGSAYAFNVEGGTEMTQEELAAAGLNRSNTHVDFMIGSADMNIDGIRADGTRQPIFRNGEWA; this is encoded by the coding sequence ATGGAAAATTTCAACACATATTTACAGAAATATGCAGAATTAATCGTAAAAACAGGAGTTAATGTTCAAAAAGGTCACACTGTGGTTGTTAACATTGATGTAGAACAAGCAGAATTAGCACGTTTGATTGTAAAAGAAGCTTACAAACTAGGGGCTAGTAACGTTTCTGTTCAATGGTCTGATGATGTTGTATCTCGCGAATTCTTCGCTAATGCAACAGAAGAAAATCTAACAACTATCCCACAATACAAAATAGACGAAATGCAATCTTGGGTGGATGAAGGCGCAAGTCGTATTAGTGTTGTTTCTAAAAATCCTGACGCTTTTGCTGGTATCGACTCTGATCGAATCGCTAAATACCAACTAGCTTCTGGTAAAGCAATGTTTCCATTACGTGAAGCAACCCAAGCTAACAAATTAAGTTGGACTGTCGTAGCTGCGGCTGGTAAAGACTGGGCTGCAAAAGTATTCCCTGATTTAGAATCAAATGAAGCACAAGTTGATGCTTTATGGGATCAAATTTTCAAAACAACTCGTATTTATTCAGAAAATCCAATCGCTGCTTGGGACGATCATGATAAAACATTATGCGCTAAAGCGGATGAACTGAATGCTGAGCAATTCGATTCACTACATTACACAGCACCAGGAACTGACTTGATTATTGGTTTACCAAAAAATCATCGTTGGGAAGGCGCTGGAAGTGATAACGTACGTGGTGAGCACTTCATGGCAAACATGCCAACAGAAGAAGTCTTCACAGCTGCTGATAACCGTCGTATTGATGGTGTCGTTTCAAGTACTAAGCCCTTAAGTTATGCTGGCACAACTATTGAAGGAATGGTCTTTAAGTTTGAAAACGGACGCGTCGTTGAAACAACTGCCGAAAAAGGCGAAGATGTTTTATTAAAACTTTTAGAAACAGACGAAGGTGCACGTAGTATTGGTGAAGTTGCCTTAGTCCCTAACCAATCACCAATTTCTCAATCAGGTATCGTTTTCTACAATACATTATTTGACGAAAATGCTTCTAATCACTTAGCATTAGGCTCTGCTTACGCGTTCAACGTTGAAGGTGGAACTGAAATGACGCAAGAAGAATTAGCAGCTGCTGGTTTAAACCGTAGTAATACACACGTTGATTTCATGATTGGCTCTGCTGATATGAACATCGATGGTATCCGCGCTGACGGAACTCGTCAACCTATTTTCCGTAATGGTGAGTGGGCTTAA
- a CDS encoding transposase, whose amino-acid sequence MTNDIKKIYGIEDPNLIISSVSEGTYRNKPAKIIQASYKPKAIVCPKCGSSPRNNTGKYIIVKNGSKKVDVLLTHENTGIVSKKLSKQRYRCYNCNTHWTSQIDLVQPSHNISRIIEAKIIELIAERISLKLIAKLCSVSISKVIQVLKALETYVIEFIFRKD is encoded by the coding sequence ATGACTAATGATATCAAAAAAATTTATGGAATTGAAGACCCTAATTTAATAATTTCTAGTGTTTCCGAAGGAACCTATCGTAATAAGCCTGCGAAAATTATACAAGCTAGCTATAAACCTAAAGCCATAGTTTGCCCCAAATGTGGTTCTTCGCCTCGAAACAACACCGGAAAGTACATTATTGTTAAGAATGGTTCTAAGAAGGTAGATGTCCTATTGACACATGAGAACACTGGGATTGTCTCTAAGAAGTTATCTAAACAGCGCTATCGTTGTTACAATTGCAATACGCACTGGACTTCGCAAATTGATTTAGTTCAACCTTCCCATAATATTTCAAGGATAATTGAAGCTAAAATCATTGAATTAATAGCTGAAAGAATTTCTCTTAAATTAATTGCGAAATTATGTAGTGTTTCAATTAGTAAAGTGATTCAGGTATTAAAAGCTTTAGAAACATACGTGATAGAATTTATATTTCGCAAGGATTAA
- a CDS encoding MucBP domain-containing protein, whose translation MEKNIIKSFFLLTIAMFLIRTSADASVENINNLPLPDYHANSDNNGKTYNRHIISTLGIGNNTHLTSVASGNQSIDETSVPQWEAFDGDKLTIVPMIKVNTLYSTPEDNRFTSIITTINYSPEIKIDFSQSLKFQKNISEGIKEIEWDNIVVNEKDHTITIEINSGFLGISSDYIGEMSFYIPATLEFHKVIVEPSVLPINMTTDYITEGDVLYQSGVTSRYITNLQAIGTKEVSNLSSNQGDFKINDEIEYTITYSNLMTTGSNSNIKNVRITDFMPLGIDYKPEKLTVIEKNNKNGLSVEITDSDSITIVKNDNEGIVIDIPLVKSSTSIIVKLPGLITDKVESNVITNVANIKGFDAPSDDEHNIEATIDILLPEIQAGPVTVYYKSKDEDTILEIVTLNGEIGLPYVSEKKDFEGWNLLEIPLNSEGIFTKEPQEVIYFYEPTEPTEPTEPTEPTEPTEPTEPTEPTEPTEPTEPTEPTEPTEPTEPTEPTEPTEPTEPTEPTEPTEPTEPTEPTEPTEPTEPTEPTEPTEPTEPTEPTEPTEPTEPTEPTEPTEPTEPTEPTEFKQDDTSEDSTYIYLPKMGEKKGMLLTVGGMLVICSMLLFKRRR comes from the coding sequence ATGGAGAAAAATATCATTAAATCATTTTTTTTGTTGACTATAGCAATGTTTTTAATAAGAACTAGTGCCGATGCAAGTGTTGAAAACATAAATAATTTGCCATTACCCGACTATCATGCTAATTCTGATAATAACGGTAAAACTTATAATAGGCACATAATTAGTACTTTAGGAATTGGAAATAATACACATTTAACGTCTGTTGCATCAGGAAATCAAAGCATTGATGAAACGAGTGTTCCTCAGTGGGAAGCTTTTGATGGTGACAAATTAACTATTGTACCAATGATAAAAGTAAATACTTTGTATTCAACACCGGAAGATAACCGCTTTACTAGTATTATCACTACAATAAATTATTCTCCTGAAATTAAAATAGATTTTTCTCAAAGTTTAAAATTTCAAAAGAATATTTCAGAGGGGATTAAAGAAATTGAATGGGATAATATTGTAGTAAATGAAAAAGATCATACTATAACAATAGAAATTAATTCTGGATTTCTAGGTATATCATCAGATTATATAGGAGAGATGAGCTTTTATATTCCAGCTACTTTAGAATTTCATAAAGTAATAGTTGAACCCAGTGTTTTGCCAATTAATATGACCACGGATTATATTACTGAAGGAGATGTTTTATATCAATCTGGAGTAACTTCTAGATATATTACAAATTTACAAGCGATTGGTACTAAGGAAGTGAGTAATTTATCTAGTAATCAGGGTGACTTTAAAATAAATGATGAGATAGAGTATACGATTACATATTCTAATTTAATGACTACAGGAAGCAATTCAAACATAAAAAATGTGAGAATTACAGATTTTATGCCCCTTGGAATTGATTATAAACCAGAAAAATTAACAGTAATCGAAAAAAATAATAAAAATGGGCTGTCCGTTGAGATTACAGATTCTGATAGTATTACTATAGTTAAAAATGACAATGAGGGAATAGTTATTGATATTCCTCTAGTTAAATCTTCTACTTCAATTATAGTAAAACTTCCAGGATTAATAACTGATAAGGTAGAATCTAATGTTATTACAAATGTTGCAAATATTAAAGGATTCGATGCACCTAGTGATGATGAGCATAATATAGAAGCAACTATTGATATTTTATTGCCCGAAATTCAGGCGGGACCTGTAACTGTTTATTATAAAAGTAAAGATGAAGATACAATTCTTGAAATAGTAACTTTAAATGGGGAAATAGGTTTACCATATGTATCAGAGAAAAAAGACTTTGAAGGTTGGAACTTATTGGAAATCCCTTTAAATTCAGAAGGTATCTTTACTAAAGAACCTCAAGAAGTTATATATTTTTATGAACCGACGGAACCGACAGAGCCGACAGAGCCAACGGAACCGACGGAACCGACAGAGCCGACAGAGCCAACGGAACCGACGGAACCGACAGAGCCGACAGAGCCAACGGAACCGACGGAACCGACAGAGCCGACAGAGCCAACGGAACCGACAGAGCCGACAGAGCCAACGGAACCGACGGAACCGACAGAGCCGACAGAGCCAACGGAACCGACGGAACCGACAGAGCCGACAGAGCCAACGGAACCGACGGAACCGACGGAACCGACAGAGCCGACAGAGCCAACGGAACCGACGGAACCGACAGAGCCGACAGAGCCAACGGAACCGACGGAACCGACAGAGCCGACAGAGCCAACGGAACCGACAGAATTTAAACAAGATGATACAAGTGAAGATAGCACTTATATATATTTACCAAAAATGGGAGAAAAAAAGGGGATGTTACTTACAGTAGGTGGAATGTTAGTAATTTGTAGTATGTTACTCTTTAAGCGTAGAAGGTAA
- a CDS encoding DUF3284 domain-containing protein — protein sequence MKIVKTLNVPAEFFYQQVINSVLFDIRKSTGETVKEHQLTNYSYVKEFSKNSRAKISIEAAQKNELYRFNTSTVRNDFTVSYAIKALSDKQCEVTYTEEMISHGVLQKANDMMFGMFLAPFKKKQLIKMLASMEAAY from the coding sequence ATGAAAATCGTTAAGACCTTAAATGTGCCAGCAGAATTTTTTTACCAGCAAGTGATTAATTCCGTCCTATTTGATATTCGTAAAAGTACCGGTGAAACGGTTAAAGAACATCAGTTAACGAACTACTCTTACGTTAAAGAATTTTCAAAAAATAGTCGGGCAAAAATTAGCATTGAGGCAGCACAAAAAAATGAACTTTATCGTTTTAATACCTCAACGGTTCGCAATGATTTTACGGTTAGTTATGCGATCAAAGCACTTTCAGATAAACAATGTGAAGTCACGTATACAGAAGAAATGATCTCACACGGTGTACTTCAAAAAGCGAATGACATGATGTTTGGCATGTTTTTAGCACCATTCAAGAAAAAACAACTAATAAAAATGTTAGCATCTATGGAAGCCGCGTATTAA
- a CDS encoding DUF3188 domain-containing protein, whose translation MMKNGLFLISIGLIMFMFCVNRVTLEYDFLLMTTAVTLIIVGGILSFRANKKAKQTEVKSNENR comes from the coding sequence ATGATGAAGAATGGCTTGTTTTTAATTAGTATAGGATTGATAATGTTTATGTTTTGCGTGAATCGAGTGACGTTAGAGTATGATTTCTTGCTAATGACGACAGCTGTTACCTTAATCATTGTAGGTGGTATTCTCTCATTTAGAGCCAACAAAAAAGCAAAACAAACCGAGGTGAAATCAAATGAAAATCGTTAA